The Procambarus clarkii isolate CNS0578487 chromosome 7, FALCON_Pclarkii_2.0, whole genome shotgun sequence genome window below encodes:
- the LOC138357505 gene encoding uncharacterized protein has protein sequence MAFLSVETSYVSFRMAGSLPGESQRSRSSRWESQPSGSLRWESQPSGSSRWESQPSGSLSWESQPSGSSRWEPQPSGSLSWESQPSGSLRWESQPSGSSRWESQPSGSLSWESQPSGSSRWESPPSGSSSGESQRSRSSRWESQPSRSSRKESLSVETPPPS, from the coding sequence ATGGCCTTCCTGAGTGTGGAGACTTCCTACGTGAGCTTCCGGATGGCAGGGAGCTTGCCTGGGGAGTCTCAGCGCTCAAGGAGCTCGCGTTGGGAGTCTCAGCCCTCAGGGAGCTTGCGTTGGGAGTCTCAGCCCTCAGGGAGCTCGCGTTGGGAGTCTCAGCCCTCAGGGAGCTTGAGTTGGGAGTCTCAGCCCTCAGGGAGCTCGCGTTGGGAGCCTCAGCCCTCAGGGAGCTTGAGTTGGGAGTCTCAGCCCTCAGGGAGTTTGCGTTGGGAGTCTCAGCCCTCAGGGAGCTCGCGTTGGGAGTCTCAGCCCTCAGGGAGCTTGAGTTGGGAGTCTCAGCCCTCAGGGAGCTCGCGTTGGGAGTCTCCGCCCTCAGGTAGCTCGTCTGGGGAGTCTCAGCGCTCAAGGAGCTCACGTTGGGAGTCTCAGCCCTCACGGAGCTCGCGTAAGGAGTCTCTAAGTGTCgagactccccccccctcctaa